A stretch of Triticum aestivum cultivar Chinese Spring chromosome 1D, IWGSC CS RefSeq v2.1, whole genome shotgun sequence DNA encodes these proteins:
- the LOC123182825 gene encoding pathogen-associated molecular patterns-induced protein A70 gives MDGGATAAALGAWEAVRGLFTPATLFLTVNLVIGTILLTSRSHQRRRQGGHDGDHQEQPLQQVEPQQQHQEDLYYRDQQQQQQYVPPPPAPAPLARTSSVLDRLRSIGLYRFRSGDFPPEYAAGAVTDSRDVTVSPEPAPTAGDAHHARSRSEPPARVERRRAPPSKMKRSSSEARRAEVAPAPAARVVQPAVLEEEEDDDDLVEHDTEFTDNYNSFTTPPPEQEPEGEQYYCEEYVPPYRPAPLARAPSVLERLRSFSLYRFNSGNLAPELSASPDHAVAAVAAADEKKTSTQYSRSRSEPAREQGKKSKKQQGEKQGAEAKMSKSSSEARMLPPPPPPPPMEEAVEGGVDARADDFINSFRKQLRLQRLNSLLNYKEVLNRGAK, from the coding sequence ATGGACGGCGGAGCGACGGCCGCGGCGCTGGGCGCGTGGGAGGCCGTGCGGGGCCTCTTCACGCCGGCCACGCTCTTCCTCACCGTCAACCTCGTCATCGGCACCATCCTGCTCACCTCCCGCTCCCACCAGCGCCGACGCCAGGGCGGCCATGACGGCGACCACCAAGAGCAGCCGCTCCAACAAGTGGAGCCGCAGCAGCAGCATCAGGAGGACCTGTACTACCgcgaccagcagcagcagcagcagtacgtgcccccgccgccggcgccggcgccgctcgCGCGCACCTCGTCGGTGctggaccgcctccgctccatcgGCCTCTACCGCTTTCGCTCCGGCGACTTCCCGCCCGAGTACGCCGCGGGCGCCGTGACCGACTCGCGGGACGTGACGGTCTCTCCGGAGCCGGCGCCGACGGCCGGAGATGCCCACCACGCCAGGAGCCGGTCGGAGCCCCCGGCGCGTGTGGAGAGGAGGCGGGCGCCGCCGTCGAAGATGAAGAGGTCCAGCTCCGAGGCGAGGAGGGCCGAGGTGGCCCCAGCGCCGGCGGCTCGGGTGGTCCAGCCGGCcgtgctggaggaggaggaggacgacgacgaccttGTAGAGCACGACACCGAGTTCACCGACAATTACAACAGCTTCACGACACCGCCGCCGGAGCAGGAGCCGGAGGGGGAGCAGTACTACTGCGAGGAGTACGTCCCTCCATACAGGCCGGCGCCGCTGGCGCGCGCGCCGTCCGTCCTGGAGCGCCTGCGCTCCTTCAGCCTCTACCGCTTCAACTCCGGCAACCTTGCGCCCGAACTCTCCGCCTCGCCGGACCACGCCGTGGCCGCCGTCGCGGCGGCAGACGAGAAGAAGACGTCGACGCAGTACAGCAGGAGCCGGTCGGAGCCGGCGCGGGAGCAGGGCAAGAAGAGCAAGAAGCAGCAGGGGGAGAAGCAGGGGGCGGAGGCGAAGATGAGCAAGTCGAGCTCGGAGGCGAGGAtgctgccgccgcctccgccgccgccgccgatggaggaggccgtggagggcgGCGTGGACGCGCGGGCGGACGACTTCATCAACAGCTTCCGGAAGCAGCTGCGGCTGCAGCGGCTCAACTCGCTGCTCAACTACAAGGAGGTGCTCAACCGCGGCGCCAAGTAG
- the LOC123174374 gene encoding 65-kDa microtubule-associated protein 3 isoform X2 — protein sequence MESPPRRPPERRYPLRENRSASRVPPRLPPTRSSSSSSSAAPSPPPTSFARALAFAPPPSSPPASNRHRASSSAALDAATGEAVGPISSEGTTVSVSDIPLMVKTKHHKKKEITSRRAEKRGSVELLGSDQITLLKSMDTLSELIQKELSDALNTHGVSDGEKRKIFTDLVNKWNSILKEAVSTERGRCKILINKIQELIDKYMPLCLVLGEPEKVSDIQLTASLKQIESLLISAVPELEELKRQRFMKLQDLQGRLIDLWDDLGVTIQKQRPYSFMICNCAAKVDEVVEENALSAELLEKVECEVARLELLLKKSLTEKAGDISTEAESIRNDATKREGLADAPKLREEVCAWEEEQGKRFFRDANRLKGKLCTEAVGRPHLSAGTSHAAGAAAAAAEADSSSSPSDHSSKDPDFDPSDDSEQEVQSRA from the exons ATGGAGTCGCCGCCGCGGCGTCCGCCGGAGAGGAGGTACCCTCTGCGGGAAAACAGGTCTGCGTCGAGAGTCCCGCCTCGACTGCCCCCTACCCGgtcctcctcgtcttcgtcttcaGCAGCACCAAGTCCCCCTCCGACGAGCTTCGCTCGAGCCCTTGCGTTTGCGCCACCACCGTCCTCGCCACCGGCTTCGAACCGTCACCGCGCCTCCTCATCGGCCGCATTGGACGCGGCAACGGGCGAGGCTGTTGGCCCCATCTCGTCCGAAG GTACCACCGTTTCTGTATCAGATATCCCTCTGATGGTAAAGACCAAACATCACAAGAAAAAAGAG ATAACATCCAGGAGGGCAGAGAAAAGGGGGTCAGTCGAGTTGCTGGGATCGGATCAAATCACG CTGTTGAAGAGCATGGACACTTTATCAGAATTAATACAAAAGGAGCTCAGTGATGCCTTGAATACACATGGAGTATCCGATGGTGAGAAAAGGAAGATCTTCACTGATCTTGTGAACAAATGGAACAGCATTCTTAAGGAGGCAGTCTCTACTGAGAGGGGTCGTTGCAAAATTTTGATCAACAAAATCCAAGAGCTAATTGACAAGTACATGCCACTCTGCCTTGTTCTTGGAGAACCAGAAAAAGTATCAGATATTCAG TTGACTGCTAGCCTAAAACAGATCGAAAGCCTTCTAATATCTGCTGTGCCTGAATTGGAGGAGCTGAAAAGGCAAAGATTCATGAAA CTTCAAGACTTACAAGGAAGATTGATAGATCTGTGGGACGATTTGGGAGTTACCATCCAAAAACAGAGGCCTTACTCTTTTATGATCTGCAACTGCGCTGCAAAAGTAGATGAAGTGGTTGAAGAGAACGCCTTATCTGCTGAATTACTAGAAAAG GTCGAGTGCGAGGTAGCGAGGCTGGAATTGCTGTTGAAGAAATCACTTACAGAGAAGGCTGGAGATATTTCTACAGAGGCTGAAAGTATACGCAATGATGCAACAAAGCGTGAAG GGCTAGCTGATGCACCTAAACTGAGAGAGGAAGTCTGCGCCTGGGAAGAAGAGCAGGGCAAAAGATTTTTCCGTGATGCTAATCGCTTGAAAGGAAAACTGTGCACTGAAGCAGTGGGCCGCCCACATTTGTCCGCAGGGACTTCCCATGCGGCAG gtgctgctgctgccgccgctgaggCGGACTCGTCGAGCTCACCTTCCGATCACTCCAGCAAGGATCCCGACTTTGATCCATCCGATGACTCTGAGCAAGAAGTCCAGTCTCGCGCTTga
- the LOC123174374 gene encoding 65-kDa microtubule-associated protein 3 isoform X1 gives MESPPRRPPERRYPLRENRSASRVPPRLPPTRSSSSSSSAAPSPPPTSFARALAFAPPPSSPPASNRHRASSSAALDAATGEAVGPISSEGTTVSVSDIPLMVKTKHHKKKEITSRRAEKRGSVELLGSDQITQLLKSMDTLSELIQKELSDALNTHGVSDGEKRKIFTDLVNKWNSILKEAVSTERGRCKILINKIQELIDKYMPLCLVLGEPEKVSDIQLTASLKQIESLLISAVPELEELKRQRFMKLQDLQGRLIDLWDDLGVTIQKQRPYSFMICNCAAKVDEVVEENALSAELLEKVECEVARLELLLKKSLTEKAGDISTEAESIRNDATKREGLADAPKLREEVCAWEEEQGKRFFRDANRLKGKLCTEAVGRPHLSAGTSHAAGAAAAAAEADSSSSPSDHSSKDPDFDPSDDSEQEVQSRA, from the exons ATGGAGTCGCCGCCGCGGCGTCCGCCGGAGAGGAGGTACCCTCTGCGGGAAAACAGGTCTGCGTCGAGAGTCCCGCCTCGACTGCCCCCTACCCGgtcctcctcgtcttcgtcttcaGCAGCACCAAGTCCCCCTCCGACGAGCTTCGCTCGAGCCCTTGCGTTTGCGCCACCACCGTCCTCGCCACCGGCTTCGAACCGTCACCGCGCCTCCTCATCGGCCGCATTGGACGCGGCAACGGGCGAGGCTGTTGGCCCCATCTCGTCCGAAG GTACCACCGTTTCTGTATCAGATATCCCTCTGATGGTAAAGACCAAACATCACAAGAAAAAAGAG ATAACATCCAGGAGGGCAGAGAAAAGGGGGTCAGTCGAGTTGCTGGGATCGGATCAAATCACG CAGCTGTTGAAGAGCATGGACACTTTATCAGAATTAATACAAAAGGAGCTCAGTGATGCCTTGAATACACATGGAGTATCCGATGGTGAGAAAAGGAAGATCTTCACTGATCTTGTGAACAAATGGAACAGCATTCTTAAGGAGGCAGTCTCTACTGAGAGGGGTCGTTGCAAAATTTTGATCAACAAAATCCAAGAGCTAATTGACAAGTACATGCCACTCTGCCTTGTTCTTGGAGAACCAGAAAAAGTATCAGATATTCAG TTGACTGCTAGCCTAAAACAGATCGAAAGCCTTCTAATATCTGCTGTGCCTGAATTGGAGGAGCTGAAAAGGCAAAGATTCATGAAA CTTCAAGACTTACAAGGAAGATTGATAGATCTGTGGGACGATTTGGGAGTTACCATCCAAAAACAGAGGCCTTACTCTTTTATGATCTGCAACTGCGCTGCAAAAGTAGATGAAGTGGTTGAAGAGAACGCCTTATCTGCTGAATTACTAGAAAAG GTCGAGTGCGAGGTAGCGAGGCTGGAATTGCTGTTGAAGAAATCACTTACAGAGAAGGCTGGAGATATTTCTACAGAGGCTGAAAGTATACGCAATGATGCAACAAAGCGTGAAG GGCTAGCTGATGCACCTAAACTGAGAGAGGAAGTCTGCGCCTGGGAAGAAGAGCAGGGCAAAAGATTTTTCCGTGATGCTAATCGCTTGAAAGGAAAACTGTGCACTGAAGCAGTGGGCCGCCCACATTTGTCCGCAGGGACTTCCCATGCGGCAG gtgctgctgctgccgccgctgaggCGGACTCGTCGAGCTCACCTTCCGATCACTCCAGCAAGGATCCCGACTTTGATCCATCCGATGACTCTGAGCAAGAAGTCCAGTCTCGCGCTTga